The DNA segment ACAAACTGAAACAACATACCACAAGTggattgataaaaaatttcacaatgataaaaataattatttgtaactaaCTGCATAGATAAATTTACTTCAAGTctgtacatttttatattttttatggaacaaattatcaaaatttaaaacattaaaccattaaacatataatttgtaaatcaCTGTAAAGAAACATAAGCAAACCAAAATATACCTTAATGTTATAAACATGGAGTTGCGTATCCGTCTTTCTCTTACTGATAGCAACTTCAAAGGGATCAAACCTTGTGCATACATTCTGGGCAAGTTCATTTTTTGGGCATTTGAAGAAGTCATCTCTGAGTTTGCTGATATTTTCCAAAGTCAATGGTTCTGAAATTgagtatatgtataaatatcaatacatattatttaatttagagaaATTTCTGGCTAGAAATCACAATACTAcaacacaattattaaattgtaaggtCCTATTCCcacaaataaaagaataattttctattactatggaatataatatttggctAAAAGGTTATTATAtggaataaaattcaaaaccagaacaagaaaataataatgcacatacaaaaattttagaGCTCTActgtctaatataataaaatctgtataCAGTCAaggtaaatttacaaaataccaACCAGCCATCTGACTTTTAGAGTTATCTCCATAATGAAAATGCTCCAGTttagtaattaattgaatactgtggtaaaattaaatactttacttaGAAAGTAACTCACTTCTACACACTATTTCTTTTTGCCTTATAGAATGTATGTTACAAGttttacatttcaataattttgtaaaattcatttcattgtaaacaattactttacacacaaaataaactaTAGCAGCTActctttactttaaataaattttctagaattttattttgacaacATAAACTCacatttcttttaaagttttctgcctaaaatcataaaagaaaacaaatagttCTTACGTGATGCCATAGTTCGATAGATGTGTCCCCGGTAGACACTGTTAAGTTGAACTAAACTTCTCTTCAATACAACAGATGTTATTATTACCATTTACCCGctcgtaatatttttactcggAATTGGAATGCGGCCCCTCCCGCTTATATTATTCACCTCGTCCCCCGAAAGCCCCGATGGCTGTAATCGTGGCTATCAGCTGTTGCCTGTTACAATTACATATCCGAGTGCATTTTGACGTCACTGCTCAAGGGATATTAGAATTTCTCagtgtttatatttaactgtttaaaaattttacaggCTAGAACAACCAAATATATGTttcgaattattatttatattttatctacaatatttcctatagGAATAGCCTAATAACTAATAGAGGTTgtgttattatgattaaaaacaAGAGATAGCAACACGATGACGATTGacgaataaaaatcataaatggGCGGAAACTAAGGAAAGATATTATGTTTTCTCTCCATCGAACAGAGGTTGTTATACTGGAACAGAAATGTCATTCGAACAAATATTCACTAAACTTgagaaaataatgttaatattgcTAGTGATGTTATTTAGCTTTTAGTGTAGTACAATTTCACCAATTGgcaattttatcaatttacttatatatatgtaattaattattgaataatataatacaacaaaATGTAGATTATCTGCCCTAGCAACAAAGTGTCATGCGAAAAAGGCGGTAAATTTAAACTGTGAAATGTAGTGCTAAGTGAAATCAAGAATAGAATTAAAGAATAAGgtgtttattgtttgtatttataaaatatataatactataattataagcCTAGCCTATCATttctatattacaaaaaaattaagcgcATAGtgtataatttgatatattaagtgaaatacagaaataatattgtGATTTCGCGGTTTCTAAACGAAAAATCAATACTGTATAGTACGAAGTAAGTAATAGTAGTTTACACTAAAATCACTTTGTAAAAAtgctttatacaatttatttagtagttCCTTTACGCTTGTAGTGCTAATAACAATAAGCAACGAAAATGTCATTAAAAGCTTATGAAGATGCGTGTATGCGAGCAGAATTATTCAATCAACCTAAACCTGACAAGGAAGAGTTTTtagaaaaacacaaatatttggATGCGAATGAATTCGAGGAAGTTGACATTAAATCAACAGAGGTAACATAAATTTGATGGTCCTACTAATAATACAATGTTTACCGGACAAGACATATAATATTGGGTTTTtacttgaataaatttatattttaggaaACAGCCATATTAAACGATGGACTTCAAGAATCTCCTTTAGGCGAATTAGGGACCATTCTCAATTCCACTCATAGTAAATTGAATCGTCTCAAGGTATGCTTATATTAGtgtaattctaaatatttgtgtataaaatataaatgaagtgATCACCATTCTTTCATTGATCTTATTTCTTAGTTTACATAGGTACACTactactttattaatttgctGGAAAACCTACAAAtgcgtttaaaaaatatatgtaattagtaatacttaatattgttatagtaTAGTTCTATAATAAGAGTCACGGTCTCTTTATTAGTAACTTTaagaaacttattaatatgataCAATTACTGTTGATTTAGTATTTGTCTAatagcttttattatttcattggtTCAAATTCTTAACaagtctatttattttagggTGTCTGTGGTACTGTGACAAATTATTTTCGAGTGAAATTAGCATCTAAAGATTTATCATACTCCAGTGAACCAAGCTACATCGGTCAAACGAATTATGACAAAGATTTCGTTCCATCGGCAAATTCGGAATATGCATCTGTCAACACCGATTTAGGACCCAGAGACAATGAAATGACACCGAGGGCGGGAAAAAGACAAAAAGGCGGTGACATTAATTCTGCAATTGaggatttaaaacaaatggaaaAGGCGGAAAATAGTTTTTCATTGGGTGGGATGTTGCGataagtaaattatacttttaagttttgttatcgTCTTTTTGGCGAAGCTTAAAGCTttatacatagtaaaaaatattaaagctttGCAGTTGATAATTGCTATATTATGTAAGTACATTTTGAAGCGTCGTTTAATTTAGactaataagtttttatccGAGGTAAAGACATCAGCAATCGCACTTCCCAATTTTGGGTATGTAAGTAACTTTTCCAAGTTTTTTCAGTATGTATCGTTAATTTTGTGTCATTATACCTCTAAGATTATTATAGCTTCGCATTTTTAACATCTAAATGTTATTCAAGGATTTtcacttaattataaatagatgtataattatgtatatatgtattacaattcCTTAtggctttaataaataaaactcatgtataattttctattgttatgATTGTAAAagtcaaatgtaaaaaaaattaaacaattgcgCTTGATATCctctaaaataattgaaaagtcTGTGATTTGTTAAGTaggagatattttattacgataatttattaattgcg comes from the Pieris rapae chromosome 3, ilPieRapa1.1, whole genome shotgun sequence genome and includes:
- the LOC110993273 gene encoding uncharacterized protein LOC110993273, with product MSLKAYEDACMRAELFNQPKPDKEEFLEKHKYLDANEFEEVDIKSTEETAILNDGLQESPLGELGTILNSTHSKLNRLKGVCGTVTNYFRVKLASKDLSYSSEPSYIGQTNYDKDFVPSANSEYASVNTDLGPRDNEMTPRAGKRQKGGDINSAIEDLKQMEKAENSFSLGGMLR